In a single window of the Longibacter salinarum genome:
- the nosZ gene encoding Sec-dependent nitrous-oxide reductase yields the protein MSFQSIKRTALGAALLLIAGSFAFACQSTSSTDASNSDAAEKVYVAPGEHDEFYAFMSGGYSGQLGIYGLPSGRHLKTVPVFSQFGENGYGYSEDTRPLLQTSFGFVPWGDAHHPKVSQTDGVPDGRWLFINENNTPRIARVDLTTFETTEVLEIPNSAGNHASAFVTPNSEYVSAATRFSIPMDEENLQNQDVSIDSYKENFNGTISFIRADKPGEMEVSFQILVPGYDYDLSHAGKGPSDGWSFFTSYNSEEANTMLEKNASRNDKDFIAAVNWRKAEEYANNGECRMVPGEHAHNHVNHDTGLAESEMRDEVCVLNPADNPGMVYFLPTPKSPHGVDVDPTGQYIIAGGKLSTIIPVFAFDKMIDAIERESFAKDIDGIPVLNYNELLHGEVENPGLGPLHTEFDGKGYAYTTAFISSEIVKWDIEKTEVVDRIDTYYSPGHLMIPGGDSQEPFGQYLVALNKITKDRYLPTGPELWHSAQLIDISGDKMKLLLDFPTSGEPHYAQAIPADMIKDKQRKIYDIKTENGNPYKVLNEDETGIERRGNEVHVYMSAIRSHFVPDNIEGIKLGDEVYFHVTNLEQDWDIPHGFAVQGANTAEVLVMPGQTRTLKWTPTKTGVFPFYCTDFCSALHQEMQGYVRVSPEGSDVPLASNAGQERPGSQLLSK from the coding sequence ATGTCTTTCCAATCCATTAAACGAACGGCCTTAGGCGCGGCTCTGCTGTTGATTGCCGGCTCCTTTGCGTTCGCATGCCAATCGACCAGCTCAACGGACGCGTCGAACTCGGATGCGGCCGAAAAAGTCTACGTCGCGCCAGGCGAACACGATGAATTCTACGCCTTCATGTCCGGCGGGTATAGCGGCCAGCTCGGCATCTACGGCCTCCCGTCCGGTCGCCACCTGAAGACCGTGCCCGTCTTCTCGCAGTTCGGCGAGAACGGGTACGGCTATTCCGAAGACACCCGTCCGCTCCTCCAGACGTCCTTTGGCTTCGTGCCATGGGGCGATGCGCACCATCCGAAGGTCTCGCAGACCGACGGTGTACCCGACGGCCGGTGGCTCTTCATCAACGAGAACAATACCCCGCGAATCGCACGCGTCGACCTGACGACGTTCGAGACGACGGAAGTTCTCGAAATCCCAAACTCTGCAGGTAACCACGCGTCTGCGTTCGTCACGCCGAACTCGGAGTACGTGTCCGCGGCAACGCGCTTTAGCATTCCGATGGACGAGGAGAACCTGCAAAACCAGGATGTCTCCATCGACTCTTACAAGGAAAACTTCAACGGAACGATCTCCTTCATCCGCGCCGACAAACCCGGCGAAATGGAGGTCAGCTTCCAGATTCTCGTACCGGGATATGATTACGACCTTTCCCACGCAGGCAAAGGCCCGTCCGACGGCTGGTCCTTCTTCACGAGCTACAACAGCGAGGAAGCGAACACGATGCTCGAGAAGAATGCCTCGCGCAACGACAAGGACTTCATCGCGGCGGTGAATTGGCGCAAAGCGGAAGAGTACGCCAACAATGGGGAGTGCCGCATGGTGCCGGGCGAACACGCCCACAACCACGTCAACCACGATACCGGTCTGGCGGAATCTGAAATGCGGGATGAGGTCTGCGTGCTGAACCCCGCAGACAACCCGGGCATGGTCTACTTCCTGCCGACGCCAAAATCGCCCCACGGTGTGGACGTCGATCCGACGGGCCAGTACATCATTGCCGGCGGCAAGCTCTCGACGATCATTCCGGTATTTGCATTCGACAAGATGATCGACGCCATCGAGCGCGAGTCTTTTGCGAAAGACATCGACGGAATTCCGGTCTTGAACTACAACGAATTGCTGCATGGTGAGGTCGAAAATCCGGGCCTCGGACCGCTGCACACGGAGTTCGACGGCAAGGGATACGCCTACACCACCGCGTTCATTTCGTCTGAGATCGTGAAGTGGGACATCGAGAAAACGGAGGTCGTCGACCGAATCGACACCTACTATTCCCCGGGTCACCTCATGATTCCGGGTGGAGACAGTCAGGAGCCGTTCGGGCAGTACCTGGTCGCGCTTAACAAGATCACGAAGGACCGCTACCTGCCGACAGGTCCCGAACTGTGGCACTCCGCACAGCTGATCGACATCAGCGGCGACAAGATGAAGCTTCTGCTCGACTTCCCGACATCCGGTGAGCCGCACTACGCCCAGGCGATCCCGGCGGACATGATCAAGGACAAGCAGCGGAAGATCTACGACATCAAGACGGAGAACGGCAACCCGTACAAGGTACTGAACGAAGACGAAACCGGTATCGAACGGCGCGGGAACGAGGTTCACGTCTACATGTCCGCGATCCGCAGCCACTTCGTTCCGGATAACATCGAAGGTATCAAGCTGGGTGACGAGGTCTACTTCCACGTGACCAACCTGGAGCAGGACTGGGATATCCCGCACGGCTTTGCTGTCCAGGGCGCCAACACCGCCGAGGTGCTGGTCATGCCCGGCCAGACGCGCACGCTGAAGTGGACGCCCACGAAGACCGGCGTCTTCCCCTTCTACTGCACGGACTTCTGCTCCGCGCTTCACCAGGAGATGCAGGGCTACGTCCGCGTCTCCCCGGAAGGATCGGACGTGCCGCTCGCTTCGAACGCCGGCCAGGAGCGTCCCGGCTCTCAGCTCTTGTCTAAATAA
- a CDS encoding RrF2 family transcriptional regulator, whose amino-acid sequence MIHSSLRLLQSIMLLSKGCEHGLRSMLYLSLRENGEYVSIREIGDALDISSTFLTKVFQELNDAGLVDSRRGRYGGVTLAREPDGITLYQIVAAVDGESLFTECVLGLPGCGKEKPCPLHREWARQRDQLELMFRRMTMKEMADRAIDRNIRITAEAIIDEMMASEDREEQE is encoded by the coding sequence ATGATTCATTCCTCCCTTCGTCTTCTCCAGTCGATCATGCTTCTCTCGAAAGGATGTGAACACGGTCTGCGTTCAATGCTCTACCTATCTCTCCGCGAAAATGGGGAGTACGTGTCCATCCGAGAGATCGGCGATGCCCTTGACATCTCATCCACGTTTCTGACGAAGGTCTTCCAGGAGCTCAATGACGCCGGTCTTGTCGACTCGCGGCGGGGACGGTACGGTGGCGTGACGCTCGCCCGCGAGCCGGATGGCATTACGCTGTATCAAATCGTCGCTGCCGTGGATGGCGAGTCGCTTTTCACGGAGTGTGTGCTGGGTCTTCCAGGCTGCGGCAAGGAGAAGCCCTGTCCGTTGCACCGAGAGTGGGCACGACAGCGCGACCAGCTTGAACTGATGTTTCGGCGGATGACCATGAAGGAAATGGCCGATCGCGCCATCGACCGCAATATTCGCATCACGGCCGAGGCGATCATCGACGAGATGATGGCCTCTGAGGATCGGGAGGAGCAAGAGTGA
- a CDS encoding c-type cytochrome, with translation MLALSLAACGGSSSDSSEEANGSASNETTTVGPVKSVDLGPIEDQLAAEGKELFDVRCKTCHLLDGEHVGPALGDITERRDPAFIMNMILAPEEMVQNHPEARKLFSEYGVMMTNQNLSREEARALLEYFRQQAK, from the coding sequence GTGCTCGCCCTGAGCCTCGCGGCCTGCGGCGGCTCTTCGTCTGACTCTTCGGAAGAGGCAAACGGCTCGGCTTCAAACGAGACCACGACGGTCGGTCCGGTCAAGTCGGTCGATCTCGGTCCGATTGAAGACCAGCTCGCCGCCGAAGGCAAGGAGCTCTTCGACGTGCGCTGCAAGACCTGTCACCTGCTTGACGGCGAGCATGTCGGCCCCGCGCTTGGCGACATCACCGAACGCCGCGATCCGGCCTTCATCATGAACATGATCCTTGCCCCCGAGGAAATGGTGCAGAACCATCCCGAAGCCCGCAAGCTCTTCTCCGAATACGGCGTGATGATGACAAATCAAAACCTGTCACGCGAGGAAGCCCGCGCACTGCTCGAGTATTTCCGGCAGCAGGCCAAGTAG